One Chloroflexota bacterium DNA window includes the following coding sequences:
- a CDS encoding EVE domain-containing protein codes for MAFWLLKTEPNEFSWEDLLRDGSTVWNGVTNAQALINLRAMQLDDQCLIYHSGDVRAAVGIARISRTAYPDPNSENPKHVVVEIEPVGPLAQPVSLAQIKAEPSLADWALVRQSRLSVVPCSPEQWAWIIAQA; via the coding sequence ATGGCGTTTTGGTTGCTCAAAACTGAGCCAAACGAGTTTAGCTGGGAAGATTTGCTGCGCGATGGTTCGACGGTTTGGAATGGCGTAACCAACGCCCAAGCCTTGATTAATCTCCGTGCCATGCAGCTTGATGACCAATGTTTGATCTATCACAGCGGCGATGTACGAGCCGCAGTTGGAATTGCGCGGATTAGTCGCACCGCCTACCCCGACCCCAATAGCGAGAATCCTAAGCATGTTGTAGTTGAAATTGAGCCAGTTGGCCCGCTTGCTCAGCCCGTAAGTTTAGCCCAAATCAAAGCCGAGCCTAGTTTGGCTGATTGGGCCTTGGTGCGCCAATCGCGGCTTTCGGTTGTGCCATGCAGCCCCGAACAATGGGCTTGGATTATCGCCCAAGCTTAA